Proteins from one Chloroflexota bacterium genomic window:
- a CDS encoding homoserine dehydrogenase: MAVERVRIALVGLGNVGRRVLTILDERRSLYRERFGLEFVLTGVADSRGAAWSPDGIDLRRLVALKEAGGSAADYIGLGQRGVAGLDMLRHSQADVLIEASPVNLSDGEPAMGHIRLALERGMHVITANKGPLALAYPEVMALARERGRRVLFSATVGGGLPAVNVGVRDLCHARIERIDGVLNLTTHSILVRIAQGYTFQEALEMAQKAGHAEADPALDLDGWDAANKLVILANAVLGYPARLPEVRVAGIRGISAKMIQHARERGNVILLLAVAERRGAGYSLSVQPTEVGAEHPLARLTSVQMGIVYYTDTNGIVAVTVDEVDPIPTAGAVVRDLITLYREGTWSGI; encoded by the coding sequence ATGGCTGTGGAGCGGGTTCGCATCGCGCTCGTGGGGCTGGGCAATGTGGGCCGCCGCGTGCTGACCATCCTTGACGAGAGGCGATCGCTCTACCGCGAACGCTTCGGGCTGGAATTCGTCCTCACGGGGGTAGCCGACAGCCGCGGCGCGGCCTGGAGTCCCGACGGGATTGACCTGCGCCGACTCGTGGCGCTAAAGGAGGCGGGCGGGAGCGCCGCCGACTACATCGGCCTGGGTCAAAGGGGCGTCGCCGGACTGGACATGCTGCGCCATAGCCAGGCCGACGTCCTGATAGAGGCGTCGCCGGTGAACCTGTCCGACGGGGAACCCGCCATGGGCCACATCCGCCTAGCGCTAGAGCGGGGGATGCACGTGATCACGGCGAACAAGGGGCCGCTGGCGCTGGCGTACCCAGAGGTGATGGCGCTGGCCCGCGAACGCGGCCGCCGCGTCCTGTTCAGCGCGACGGTCGGCGGGGGGCTGCCGGCGGTGAACGTCGGCGTCCGCGATCTGTGCCACGCCCGCATTGAGCGCATAGACGGCGTGCTCAATCTCACAACCCACTCCATCCTGGTTCGCATCGCGCAAGGCTACACCTTCCAAGAGGCGCTGGAGATGGCCCAGAAGGCCGGCCATGCCGAAGCCGACCCCGCCCTGGACTTGGATGGATGGGACGCCGCCAACAAACTCGTCATCTTGGCCAATGCTGTGCTCGGCTATCCTGCCCGCCTGCCCGAGGTTCGCGTCGCGGGCATTCGGGGCATCTCCGCGAAGATGATCCAGCACGCGCGGGAGAGAGGCAACGTCATCCTGCTCCTCGCCGTGGCCGAGCGTCGTGGCGCGGGCTATTCGCTGAGCGTGCAGCCCACCGAAGTCGGGGCGGAGCATCCTTTGGCGCGCCTGACGTCGGTGCAGATGGGCATCGTGTACTATACGGACACCAACGGCATCGTCGCGGTTACGGTGGATGAAGTGGATCCCATCCCCACCGCAGGCGCGGTGGTGCGCGATCTGATTACTCTGTATCGCGAGGGGACATGGAGCGGCATCTGA
- a CDS encoding glycosyltransferase produces MNVVFVAPFGLAPKGTTRWRVLPLARALAARGHAVRALVPSWDRPQDAGRVWREGGATVACVPFPARLGQGAWPILLARLLREALRGSPDVVHVFKPIGFGGAVAEAMLRLRTRARPLIWADADDLEAEWTRHRPAWQRAALARQERWVLAHADGATVASRALGEYVAALRGEAPFYLPNTSALRPAEADEIPGRVAWYTRFLDIAPETVADIWAAVVAIAGAGLRPAPSLHVIGAGMRGEERAFAEAVRTRQLHDTVTLCGYLEGDALADEVGAACVAIFPFADTPINRYKCPARLADLAAIGVPVVAHAVGECASYVVHGETGALVAPGDTRGFADALAQLLRDADRRRAMRSAARSRFAARFAPGVLAARLEQAYTAALAARGNP; encoded by the coding sequence ATGAACGTTGTCTTTGTCGCCCCCTTCGGCCTGGCGCCCAAAGGCACCACCCGCTGGCGCGTCCTGCCGTTGGCCCGCGCACTGGCCGCGCGAGGACACGCGGTGCGCGCCCTCGTGCCCTCGTGGGACAGGCCGCAGGACGCCGGCCGAGTGTGGCGCGAGGGCGGCGCGACCGTCGCGTGCGTGCCGTTTCCGGCGCGGCTGGGCCAGGGCGCGTGGCCGATCCTGCTCGCCCGCCTGCTTCGGGAAGCCCTGCGCGGCTCGCCCGACGTGGTGCACGTCTTCAAGCCCATCGGCTTCGGCGGAGCCGTCGCCGAGGCGATGCTGCGCCTCCGCACGAGGGCGCGCCCCCTCATCTGGGCCGACGCCGACGACCTGGAAGCCGAGTGGACGCGGCACAGGCCCGCCTGGCAGCGCGCCGCCCTCGCCCGCCAGGAGCGGTGGGTCCTGGCGCACGCCGACGGCGCTACCGTGGCAAGCCGCGCCCTGGGCGAATACGTCGCGGCCCTGCGGGGCGAAGCGCCCTTCTACCTGCCGAACACATCGGCACTGCGCCCGGCCGAGGCGGACGAAATCCCCGGCCGCGTCGCCTGGTACACGCGGTTTCTGGACATCGCCCCCGAAACCGTGGCCGACATCTGGGCCGCCGTTGTCGCAATCGCAGGGGCAGGTCTGAGACCTGCCCCTAGCCTGCATGTCATCGGCGCGGGCATGCGCGGAGAGGAGCGGGCTTTCGCTGAAGCCGTGCGGACACGCCAACTGCACGACACCGTAACGTTGTGCGGCTACCTGGAAGGCGACGCCCTCGCCGATGAGGTCGGCGCGGCATGCGTGGCCATCTTTCCATTTGCCGACACGCCGATAAACCGGTATAAATGTCCGGCGCGGCTGGCCGATTTGGCGGCAATAGGCGTGCCCGTGGTGGCCCACGCCGTTGGCGAGTGCGCGTCCTACGTCGTCCACGGCGAGACGGGCGCGCTGGTGGCCCCAGGCGACACGCGCGGCTTCGCCGACGCGCTGGCCCAACTCCTCCGCGACGCCGACCGCCGACGGGCGATGCGATCCGCGGCCCGCTCGCGCTTTGCCGCCCGCTTCGCGCCAGGGGTGCTGGCCGCCCGCCTGGAGCAGGCGTACACGGCGGCGCTCGCCGCGCGCGGCAATCCATAG